The following DNA comes from Amycolatopsis solani.
CTCGAGTTTTCGGCCTTCGCGTCTTCGCTCAGGCCGGCGGTCAGGTCGGTCTCGATCACGCCCGGCGCGACCGCGTTGACGCGGATGCCGGACCGGCCGAGTTCCTTCGCCGCCGACTTCGCGATGTTCGCCACCGCCGCCTTCGAGGCCGCGTACACCGTCTGACCGGCACTTCCGTGCTCGCCGACGATCGAGGCGAGCACCACGATCGAGCCGGTCTTCTTCCGCATCATCGCCCGGGCCGCGGCCTGGACGGTGTGCAGCGTGCCGGCGACGTTCGTGCTCAGCGTCGTGTCGACGAGCTCTTCCTTGATCATGCCGAGGAGCGCGTCCGCCATGATCCCGGCGTTCGCCACGACGACGTCGAGCTTGCCGTGCTCCTTCGCGACGCCCCGGACCACCGACGACACCGCTTTCGCGTCGGTGACGTCGAGGGCGAGCCCGGAAGCCGCGCCCACCGAAGCCGCCGCCTCCTTGGCGCGAGCCTCGTCGCGGCCGGTCAGGACCACCGTCGCGCCGGCCTCGGCGAGGGCGCGGGCGGTGGCCAGGCCGATCCCCCGCGTCCCGCCGGTGACGAGCGCGACGCGACCGGAAAGATCAGTCATTCTTCGACTGGAGCTCGGTGACCATGTCCACGGCGACCTTGAAGCTCGACATGTCGATGACCTGGTCGGTGTCGAACTCGACGTCGAACTCGTCTTCGATGGCCGCGACCAGCGCCATGTGGCCGACCGAGTCCCACGCCTCGAGGTCGCGGTACTTCAGGTTCTCGACGTCCACGTCGCCGTCGAGATCGAGGGCCTCGACGAAGACCTCGCGCAGCTTGGGGGCGACATCCGCCATGGTGATTGCTCCTAGTGCTCTTCGCGCGGGCGGGCGTCCCACGCCTTTACCAAGGTAGAGAGGTCTTCGGGCAGCGTGACGTCCGGGAGACCTTCCTTGCCCTTCAGCCACGGCCCGAGCGCCTCGACGGTCGCCTCGTCGACGCCGCGGCGGGACAGGCCCACCACGTTGACGCCGGTCACGCGGGCCGGGTTGCCGACGGCGATGGTGAACGCGCCGATCTCGCGGCGGACCGCGGAGCCCATGCCGATCATCGCGCCCGGGCCGATCACGACCTTCTGGTGCAGGATCGCGCCCATGCCGAGGTTGGCGCCGTCCCAGATGTGGCAGTGGCCACCCGTGACGGCGTTGGACGCGATCGTCACGGCGTCGCCGACCAGGCAGTCGTGCGCGATGTGGGAGTTGCGGAGGTAGTAGCCGTCGCTGCCGACGGTCGTCGTCCGCCAGGTCCCTTGGTGGACACTCACGTACTCGCGGAGGCGGTTGCGGCTGCCGATCACGACGCCGTGGCCGTCGTGATCCGGATCAC
Coding sequences within:
- a CDS encoding acyl carrier protein, encoding MADVAPKLREVFVEALDLDGDVDVENLKYRDLEAWDSVGHMALVAAIEDEFDVEFDTDQVIDMSSFKVAVDMVTELQSKND
- a CDS encoding UDP-N-acetylglucosamine acyltransferase, producing the protein MANRIHPTAVIGEGVELGEDNVIGPFAVIVGPTRVGDGNWIGPHVTIGTPGEDRGRPHPAAWDEAPAGDPDHDGHGVVIGSRNRLREYVSVHQGTWRTTTVGSDGYYLRNSHIAHDCLVGDAVTIASNAVTGGHCHIWDGANLGMGAILHQKVVIGPGAMIGMGSAVRREIGAFTIAVGNPARVTGVNVVGLSRRGVDEATVEALGPWLKGKEGLPDVTLPEDLSTLVKAWDARPREEH
- a CDS encoding SDR family NAD(P)-dependent oxidoreductase, with product MTDLSGRVALVTGGTRGIGLATARALAEAGATVVLTGRDEARAKEAAASVGAASGLALDVTDAKAVSSVVRGVAKEHGKLDVVVANAGIMADALLGMIKEELVDTTLSTNVAGTLHTVQAAARAMMRKKTGSIVVLASIVGEHGSAGQTVYAASKAAVANIAKSAAKELGRSGIRVNAVAPGVIETDLTAGLSEDAKAENSSRTPLGRLGRAEEVANAIRFLVSDEASFITGQVLGVDGGLVL